The Betta splendens chromosome 4, fBetSpl5.4, whole genome shotgun sequence genome contains a region encoding:
- the acbd5a gene encoding acyl-CoA-binding domain-containing protein 5A isoform X2: MEVDSVTVGDEERLTQLRFEAAVKVIKSLPPDGPFQPSNSMMLKFYSYYKQATVGPCNIPRPRFWDAVGQAKWDAWDSLGDMSREAAMAAYVNEIKLILESMPMTDEVEELLRILGPFYELVDEKTKITQISDLSTGFGSMLNSTPAKSVTKSIVKAMEMNGTLRTQRLKPKELSERSDEEEDEEEDEADVKTQKERKDLQPKEKRLSRKHKVLSNGKVANGGLHLTNGHSRAALNSDNSQEGSVNEQILNGHHSDHIGASGPNQLASDSDSEVYCDSVDQFGQEEYSEHNLDDTDGEDNDVLEPQKKQKNHEDPQGLHHAIGCGGEDGETGESMSQRRKLNADTREGSMVRRGKGSRSPGSGFGILLPIRGGGDGDGDRSQWGGAVTPGESLNEQIVVVLARLQEDMQSVLERLHSLEALTTSQVRSVALSPTYTPLTVNKSQKPSWWPFGISPTSLALAVIWPFVVQWLICLYLQRRRRRIN, from the exons ATGGAGGTGGACAGTGTCACGGTGGGGGACGAGGAGCGTTTGACCCAGCTGAGGTTTGAAGCTGCGGTGAAAGTGATCAAGAGTTTACCCCCGGATG GTCCCTTTCAACCCTCCAACAGCATGATGCTCAAGTTCTACAGTTACTACAAACAGGCAACTGTGGGACCGTGCAACATACCCCGACCTCGCTTCTGGGATGCAGTCGGACAAGCAAAATG GGATGCTTGGGATTCTCTTGGTGATATGTCCAGAGAAGCAGCAATGGCAGCCTATGTTAATGAAATTAAACTG ATTCTGGAGAGCATGCCGATGACggatgaggtggaggagctgttgcGCATCCTGGGGCCTTTCTACGAGCTGGTTGACGAGAAGACAAAGATAACGCAGATCTCAGACCTGAGTACAG GGTTTGGTTCAATGCTGAATTCAACACCAGCAAAAAGTGTCACAAAGAGCATTGTTAAAGCCATGGAGATGAACGGAACCCTGAGGACTCAGCGGCTCAAACCAAAGGAATTGAGTGAGAgatcagatgaggaggaggatgaagaggaagatgaggcaGACGTTAagacacagaaagaaagaaaag ATTTACAACCAAAAGAGAAAAGATTATCCAGGAAACACAAAGTGCTGTCAAATGGTAAAGTGGCCAATGGAGGCCTCCATCTGACCAATGGTCATTCCAGGGCTGCTCTCAACAGTGACAACTCCCAGGAGGGTTCAGTCAACGAGCAAATCCTTAACGGTCACCATTCAG ATCATATCGGTGCATCTGGTCCCAATCAGCTGGCCAGTGACTCGGACAGTGAGGTCTACTGTGATTCTGTGGACCAGTTTGGTCAAGAAGAG TACTCTGAACATAACCTGGATGACACAGATGGCGAAGACAATGACGTTCTGGAACCtcagaaaaagcagaagaaccATGAGGATCCTCAAGGTCTACACCACGCCATCGGGTGTggaggggaggatggagagacCGGTGAGTCGATGTCACAGAGACGCAAGCTGAATGCAGACACGAGGGAGGGTTCCATGGTCAGAAGAGGAAAGG GCTCCAGATCCCCGGGTAGTGGCTTTGGAATTCTGCTGCCCATCCGAGgtggtggagatggagatggagacagGAGCCAGTGGGGAGGAGCAGTAACTCCTGGTGAGAGCCTGAATGAGCAGATCGTTGTGGTGTTggccaggctgcaggaggacatgCAGAGCGTCCTGGAGCGGCTGcacagcctggaggctctgactACCAGCCAG GTGAGGTCAGTGGCTCTGTCTCCCACTTATACACCTCTCACAGTTAATAAGAGTCAG AAACCATCGTGGTGGCCTTTTGGCATTTCTCCAACCAGTTTGGCCTTAGCTGTGATTTGGCCGTTTGTGGTTCAGTGGCTTATCTGCCTCTACCTccagagaaggagaag ACGGATCAACTGA
- the acbd5a gene encoding acyl-CoA-binding domain-containing protein 5A isoform X1 translates to MEVDSVTVGDEERLTQLRFEAAVKVIKSLPPDGPFQPSNSMMLKFYSYYKQATVGPCNIPRPRFWDAVGQAKWDAWDSLGDMSREAAMAAYVNEIKLILESMPMTDEVEELLRILGPFYELVDEKTKITQISDLSTARLTRFARQLEGFGSMLNSTPAKSVTKSIVKAMEMNGTLRTQRLKPKELSERSDEEEDEEEDEADVKTQKERKDLQPKEKRLSRKHKVLSNGKVANGGLHLTNGHSRAALNSDNSQEGSVNEQILNGHHSDHIGASGPNQLASDSDSEVYCDSVDQFGQEEYSEHNLDDTDGEDNDVLEPQKKQKNHEDPQGLHHAIGCGGEDGETGESMSQRRKLNADTREGSMVRRGKGSRSPGSGFGILLPIRGGGDGDGDRSQWGGAVTPGESLNEQIVVVLARLQEDMQSVLERLHSLEALTTSQVRSVALSPTYTPLTVNKSQKPSWWPFGISPTSLALAVIWPFVVQWLICLYLQRRRRRIN, encoded by the exons ATGGAGGTGGACAGTGTCACGGTGGGGGACGAGGAGCGTTTGACCCAGCTGAGGTTTGAAGCTGCGGTGAAAGTGATCAAGAGTTTACCCCCGGATG GTCCCTTTCAACCCTCCAACAGCATGATGCTCAAGTTCTACAGTTACTACAAACAGGCAACTGTGGGACCGTGCAACATACCCCGACCTCGCTTCTGGGATGCAGTCGGACAAGCAAAATG GGATGCTTGGGATTCTCTTGGTGATATGTCCAGAGAAGCAGCAATGGCAGCCTATGTTAATGAAATTAAACTG ATTCTGGAGAGCATGCCGATGACggatgaggtggaggagctgttgcGCATCCTGGGGCCTTTCTACGAGCTGGTTGACGAGAAGACAAAGATAACGCAGATCTCAGACCTGAGTACAG CTCGTTTGACACGGTTTGCTAGGCAACTGGAAG GGTTTGGTTCAATGCTGAATTCAACACCAGCAAAAAGTGTCACAAAGAGCATTGTTAAAGCCATGGAGATGAACGGAACCCTGAGGACTCAGCGGCTCAAACCAAAGGAATTGAGTGAGAgatcagatgaggaggaggatgaagaggaagatgaggcaGACGTTAagacacagaaagaaagaaaag ATTTACAACCAAAAGAGAAAAGATTATCCAGGAAACACAAAGTGCTGTCAAATGGTAAAGTGGCCAATGGAGGCCTCCATCTGACCAATGGTCATTCCAGGGCTGCTCTCAACAGTGACAACTCCCAGGAGGGTTCAGTCAACGAGCAAATCCTTAACGGTCACCATTCAG ATCATATCGGTGCATCTGGTCCCAATCAGCTGGCCAGTGACTCGGACAGTGAGGTCTACTGTGATTCTGTGGACCAGTTTGGTCAAGAAGAG TACTCTGAACATAACCTGGATGACACAGATGGCGAAGACAATGACGTTCTGGAACCtcagaaaaagcagaagaaccATGAGGATCCTCAAGGTCTACACCACGCCATCGGGTGTggaggggaggatggagagacCGGTGAGTCGATGTCACAGAGACGCAAGCTGAATGCAGACACGAGGGAGGGTTCCATGGTCAGAAGAGGAAAGG GCTCCAGATCCCCGGGTAGTGGCTTTGGAATTCTGCTGCCCATCCGAGgtggtggagatggagatggagacagGAGCCAGTGGGGAGGAGCAGTAACTCCTGGTGAGAGCCTGAATGAGCAGATCGTTGTGGTGTTggccaggctgcaggaggacatgCAGAGCGTCCTGGAGCGGCTGcacagcctggaggctctgactACCAGCCAG GTGAGGTCAGTGGCTCTGTCTCCCACTTATACACCTCTCACAGTTAATAAGAGTCAG AAACCATCGTGGTGGCCTTTTGGCATTTCTCCAACCAGTTTGGCCTTAGCTGTGATTTGGCCGTTTGTGGTTCAGTGGCTTATCTGCCTCTACCTccagagaaggagaag ACGGATCAACTGA